In a genomic window of Occallatibacter riparius:
- a CDS encoding molybdopterin-dependent oxidoreductase yields the protein MAIVSRGFSGRRSSRDAKLPPGQYLTNDFPVLSAGPTPHIPLDQWEFAISDGIKVLKRFDWKTFRDLPSENITVDLHCVTRWSKLGTSWEGVALDVLMADVRTEFSYAMFNSYGDYSTNVPLKDVLNHQAWIVFKYDDAELPPEHGGPARLLIPHLYLWKSAKWVRGLRLMSHDNAGFWESLGYHTYGDPWREQRYSGD from the coding sequence ATGGCTATCGTTTCGCGAGGTTTCTCTGGTCGGCGTAGTTCTAGAGATGCGAAGCTCCCTCCCGGTCAATACCTCACGAACGATTTTCCCGTCTTGTCCGCAGGTCCGACACCGCACATCCCTCTCGATCAATGGGAATTTGCGATCAGCGATGGTATCAAGGTGCTGAAACGGTTCGACTGGAAGACTTTCCGCGATTTGCCTAGCGAAAACATCACAGTCGACTTGCACTGCGTAACACGATGGTCGAAGCTCGGAACATCCTGGGAAGGCGTCGCTCTTGATGTTCTCATGGCTGACGTAAGGACAGAGTTCAGCTATGCAATGTTCAATTCCTACGGTGACTACTCAACAAACGTTCCCCTTAAGGACGTCCTCAATCACCAAGCCTGGATTGTATTCAAATATGACGATGCAGAACTGCCACCTGAACACGGTGGCCCAGCGAGACTTCTAATCCCACATCTCTATCTCTGGAAAAGCGCGAAATGGGTAAGAGGTCTGAGACTGATGTCGCACGACAACGCTGGGTTCTGGGAGAGCCTCGGCTACCACACCTACGGAGACCCATGGCGCGAACAGCGGTACTCAGGCGATTGA